Part of the Mycolicibacterium mengxianglii genome is shown below.
CGATCTGCCACTGCCGCCGGGGGTGGTGGTCTCGGGGATTGTCACTGTCGATGACATCGGGGTGCTCGTCGCCGAATTACAGCGCGCCAAGGGCAGATTGAAGTCCGCCGGTATCAGAAAGATCTGGGTGTTCCACGCCTTCGATGATGCGCAGGAAGTGCTGGTCCTGCAGGAAATCGAGGATGAGGCCACCGCCCGCCGCTGGATCGAGCATCCCGACTCGGCGGCGGCGTGGATGACCCGCGCCGGCGTCGGGGTGTACCCGCCGTTGTTCGTCGGAGTGTTCGACAGCATCGTGCGTGTCGACGAGGCGAACTGACGGAAAGCCGCCGCCAATGTATGTCTGCCTGTGTGCCGGGATCACCAGCCATGCGGTGGCCGACGCGGTGCAGGCGGGGGCCACGACGAGCAACGAGGTGGCCAAGATCTGTGGCGCCGGCCTGGAATGCGGACGGTGCCGGCGCTCGATCCGGGCGATCATCGAGGCGCACAGCAAAGACCGGGTGTGACCGTCAGACCGGTTTGAACTCCGAGATCAGCCACGTGCCGTCCACCTTGGTCAGATGCACCAGCACGCTGCTGTTGGCCAGCGTCGGGTCGGGGCGGTCGGTACTCATCGTGGTCTGATTGACGAACACCAGCACCGTTGCGGTGTTGGGCTGCATCTCCGAAACAGCGGCGCGCACGACGTTGGCCGTGGTCTGCACCTTCTTCTCGGTGGCGGCGGGCTTGACGATCTGATCGGTGAATTGTGAGTAGTACGTGAGGAATTCGCCGGTCAAATGCGATTTGGCAGCGGAGAGGTCGGCATCGAGAGTGTCGGGGGCGTAGGACAGCAACGCGACCGTGCCCTCGCGGGCTGCCTGCAGGGCGGACTGTTCTGCCGCGGGAGAGGTCTGCTGGCTCGGGCGGTACTGGGCGAAGTAGAGCCAGGCGGTGACCGAGGCGGCTGCGATCAACAGGACGCCGAGCACTGCGAGACCTGCTGTCACCGACGCGCGACGGCGAGACGTGCTCGAGCCGTCCGCTACCGAAGATTCGGCTTCATCGGCTTCGCTCGGTTCCGCCACGTCGTCTGTCTCGGTGTCGGAATCAGCGGGTAGCTCAGCGGTCTGGATCTGATCGAGGTCGCCCTCGGCCGTGGGGACTTCACCGGTGGACGATTTCTGGTCAGTGCTCACGGTACGAACTCGACTTTCGACATCTTGATCTGGTCGCCCTCCCGGTTGACGGTCACGCTCAACCGCCAGATGCGCGGGTTGGGCTGCTTGCTCACCGAATTGGCGACTTGCGAGGTGGCGGCCACCAGGACAGTGGCCGCATCATCGGACATCGTCTCGACCGCGGTGGCGTTCACCGTGGCCGTGGTGACCACCTTGGATTCCTTCATCACCGCCAGGAAGTCGTTGGTACTACTGGCGAAGTCGTCGCGGAACTCGCCGGTGGTGCTGTCGATGACCCGCTGAATGTCGTCCTGGGCGTTGTTGAAGTCCAGCGACATCAGGTTCACCACGCCTTGTCGTGCCGCGGCGGCGAACTCACTCTGCTGTTCCCGTACGCGATCCAGCTGGCGGTCCTGGTAGAGGAAGTAGGCACTCAGGGCGATCAACACCAGCACGGCGATGCCGGCAGCCGATTCACCGACGGTTCGCAATGCGCCGCGGGTGAGCCATCGCCGAGGAGACAGTTTCCGCCTGGTATCGGAAGCGGCCTCGCCGGCAGGTTCGGCGACCGGGTCAGCTTCGGGTGGGAAGATTTCGTTGGCCGCGGCTGCTTCGGACACCCGCCGCTCACGCAGTTGTTGTGCACGGGTGCGCGCTGCAGCGGCCTGGGCTTCGGCTTCAGCGGCCTCCGCCTCGGCCAGTTCCGCCTGCCGCAAGGCCTCGGTGGTACCGGTACGGGTCTCACTCACCGGCGGTCACCGTGGGCGCCAACCGATGTCGCGGCGAGTAGTGCCTCGCTGGACGGCATCATGACCTCCTGGTTCGTCCCGGTTTCGGAAGCGAGAATGACGTTACTCCCATTGTCTGAGTGCGAACCATCTCACACCCGTCGTGCGGATGGAAGTCCCGATCTAGCTGCGGAAACGGCATTTCCAGATTTGGACTGCCGCCAAGCTCGCGACCCAGTATCGACGCGATACTGTGGGCTGCGTCACGAGGATGTCGTGGTAGTTGACGAAAGTCAAGAACATCTCACCCAATGGGAGACCTGCGCCACCACGACATCGGCCGCCCGAGCACAGGCTCGGGCGGCCGACGGTGACGCAGACTTTCGACTATCCGACGTGCTCGTCGGCGACGGTCAGCGCGGCATCGAGGATGCGCAGTCCCTCGGCCACCTCGTCATCGGTGATATTGCAGGCAGGCACTGCGTGAATCCGGTTGAAGTTGGCAAACGGCAGCAGCCCGCCCGACTTGCACGCCCCGATGACGGCGTTCATCGCGGGGCTGGAGCCGCCGTAGGGTGCCAGTGGCTCCCGGGTCTGCTGATCAGCAACCAACTCGATCGCCCAGAACACTCCGAGCCCACGCACCTCACCGACCGAGCGATGCTTGGCGGCCAGGTCGCGCAGACCTGGTCCGAGCACGTCGGCGCCGATGCGCTTGGCGTTGGCCACCATGCCCTCGTCCTCCATCGCATTGATGGTCGCCACCGCCGCAGCGCACGCCAGCGGATGGCCGGAATAGGTGAGCCCGCCCGGGTAGGCGCGGTCGGCGAACGTCGCGGCGATCTTCTCGCTGATCGCCACACCGCCCAGTGGGACGTAACCGGAGGTCACACCCTTGGCGAAGGTCATCAGGTCCGGGGTCACGTCGAAGTTCTGGATCGCGAACCACTCGCCGGTGCGGCCGAAACCGGCCATCACCTCGTCGGCGATGAACACGATGCCGTACTTGTCGCAGATCTCCCGCACGCCCGCCATGTATCCGGGCGGCGGCACCATGATGCCCGCGGTACCCGGGACCGACTCGAGGATGATCGCGGCGAACGAGGTTGCGCCCTCGTGCTGGATCAGCCGCTCCAGGTACTCGAGTGCGCGCTCGGATTCCTGCTGTTCGTTCTCCGCGTGGAACGACGAGCGGTAGAGGAACGGGCCGTTGAAATGCACGACACCACTGCTGGCGTAGTCATTGGGCACGCGCCGGGGGTCACCGGTGACGTTGATCGCGGTGTCGGTGCCACCGTGATACGAGCGGTAGCGCGACAGCACCTTGTAGCGACCGGTGTGCAGGCGTGCCATCCGGATCGCGTGCTCGACGGCATCGGCGCCGCCGTTGGTGAAGAACACCCGGTTCAGGTCACCCGGGGTGCGTTCGGCGATCAGCCGGGCCGCCTCGGAGCGCGCCGCATTGACGTGCTGTGGCGCGACGGTGCAGAGCTTGGCGGCCTGCTCGGCGATGGCCGCGACCACCTTCGGGTGCTGGTGGCCGATATTGGTGAAGACCAACTGCCCGGAGAAGTCCAGCAGTTTGTTGCCGTCGCCGTCCCACACGTACTGGCCGTCGGAGGCCACGATCGTCATCGGCTTGATCTGGGCCTGCGCCGACCACGAGTGGAACACGTGTTTGCGGTCCAGTTCGTAGGCGTGCGCGCCCTCGGCCAGCGCGGTGTCGAGATCCTGGCCGGACGGCAGGAGTTCAGATGTCACAGAAGTCATGAATTACCTCTTCGGTAGGGGGCGTCGAGAGTGCAGTTGTGCGCGCTGTTCCCGCGTTTTGTACAACAGCTGCACCCTCGGCGCGACGGGGGTCAGTTGTTCTGGGGGAAACCGAGATTGATGCCGCCGTGGCTGGGGTCGAGCCAGCGAGTGGTGACCACCTTGCCGCGGGTGAAGAAGTGCACACCTTCGGTGCCATGGGCGTGGGTGTCGCCGAACAGGGAGTTCTTCCAGCCACCGAAGCTGTAGTAAGCGGTCGGCACCGGGATCGGGACGTTGATGCCGACCATGCCGACCTCGACCTCGTTCTGGAACCGCCGCGCAGCGCCACCGTCGTTGGTGAAGATGGCGGTGCCGTTGCCGTAGGGGTTGTTGTTGATCAACTCCAGGGCCTCGTCGTACGTGTCGACGCGGACCACCGACAGCACGGGACCGAAGATCTCGTCGGTGTAGACGCTCATTTCGGGGGTCACGTTGTCGATCAGGGTGGGCCCGAGCCAGAAGCCGTCTTGTCCACCGTCGGCGGTGACCTTGCGGCCGTCGACGACGATCGTGGCGCCGTCGGCCTCGCCGGCGTCGATGTAGGAGGCGACCTTGTCGCGGTGGGCCTTGGTCACCAGCGGGCCCATGTCCGAATCCTTGGTGCCATCACCGGTTTTGAGGGTGTGGGCACGCTCGGCGATCTTGGCGACCAGCTCGTCGGCGATGGGCCCGACGGCCACGGCCGCCGAGACGGCCATGCAGCGCTCACCGGCGGAACCGAAGCCGGCGTTGATCATCGCGTCGGCCGCCAGGTCCAGGTCGGCGTCGGGCAGGATCACGGCGTGGTTCTTGGCGCCGCCGAGGGCCTGCACGCGCTTGCCGTGCATGGTGGCGGTGGAGAACACGTACTGGGCGATCGGGGTCGAGCCGACGAAGCTGATCGACTTCACCTTGGGGTTGGTGAGCAGCTCGTCGACGGCCACCTTGTCACCCTGCAGGACGTTGAAGACTCCGTCGGGCAGGCCGGCTTCGGTCCACAGTGCCGCGATCCAGAGTGCGGCGGAGGGGTCCTTCTCCGAGGGCTTGAGGACGACGGTGTTGCCGGCGGCGATGGCGATGGGGAAGAACCACATCGGCACCATGGCCGGGAAGTTGAACGGGGAGATGATGCCGGTCACGCCGAGGGGCTGGCGGATCGAGGCCACGTCGACGTTGGTCGAGGCGTTCTCGGTCATGCCACCCTTGAGTAGATGGGGGATGCCGCAAGCGAATTCGACGACCTCTTGACCGCGGGTGACCTCACCCAGAGCGTCGGAGAGCACCTTGCCGTGCTCGGCGGTGATGAGCGCGGCTAGCTCGTCTTTGCGGGAGTTGAGCAGCTCGCGGAATGCGAACAGGATCTGTGAACGCTTGGCCAGCGAGGTGTCGCGCCAGGCTGGGAACGCCGCGGCGGCCGCGTCGATCACCGAACGCGCGTCCTCGACATCGGCCAGTGCGACCTCTCCGGTGACCATGCCGGTGGCCGGGTTCGTCACCGGGGCGGTGCGCTCGCTCGCGCCGGCGAAGTTCTTGCCGTTGGCCCAGTGGCCGATTGCGGTGACTTTCTTGGCTCCGGCGGTGCCGGATCCCGGAAGTGTGACTGTCACAGTTGTCCTGTCGTGGTCGGTATGGTGCCCTCTCAGTGTCGACCCCGGGGATCCACTCTTACCCCGACGTTGTGTATTGCGCACGTGCGAAGAATTTACGATATGTAAATGACGCTGACAATCAGGGAGATTCTCGACCTGCCGGTACTGCAGGCCGGTGCGCCGGAGATCGTCGGCGGGGCCGCGGACCCGGGTGCGCTGGACCGTGGTGTGCGATGGGTGCACGTCAGCGACCTGGCCGATCTGTCCAACCTGCTGGAGGGCGGTGAGCTGGTACTCACCACCGGGGCCGCCCTGGCAGACCCCCACACCCGCGATCACTACCTCTCTCGGTTGGCTGCCGCCGGTGCGGTGGCGGTGATCGTCGAACTGGGCACGCACGTCATCGAGATCCCGCCGAGCATGCTGGCCGCCCGGGAGACCCTGCCGCTGCCCCTGGTGGCACTGCACCGCACGGTGCGCTTCGTGGAGGTCACCGAAGAGGTTCACCGTCGCATCGTCGCCGAGCAGTACGCCGAGGTGGACTACGCGCGCCGGGTGCACGAAGCGTTCACCGCGCTGAGCATGCGCCGGGCCACTGTCGACGACATCGTGGCGGCCACCGCGGACATGCTGGACACGCCGGTGGTGCTGGAGGATCTGAACCGCCAGGTGCTGGCATTCGCAGCGCGCGGGGTGCGCACCGCCGAGCTGCTCGACGACTGGGACCGCCGCTCCCGCCTGTCATCGACCGACGGCTGGTTGAGCCGGGCCGTCGGTCCCTACCGTCAGGAGTGGGGCAGGTTGATCGCGCCGCGCCTCGATGCCAACGTCGGGCCCGATGAGCGTGC
Proteins encoded:
- a CDS encoding twin-arginine translocation pathway signal, with the translated sequence MQTAELPADSDTETDDVAEPSEADEAESSVADGSSTSRRRASVTAGLAVLGVLLIAAASVTAWLYFAQYRPSQQTSPAAEQSALQAAREGTVALLSYAPDTLDADLSAAKSHLTGEFLTYYSQFTDQIVKPAATEKKVQTTANVVRAAVSEMQPNTATVLVFVNQTTMSTDRPDPTLANSSVLVHLTKVDGTWLISEFKPV
- a CDS encoding CoA-acylating methylmalonate-semialdehyde dehydrogenase: MTVTLPGSGTAGAKKVTAIGHWANGKNFAGASERTAPVTNPATGMVTGEVALADVEDARSVIDAAAAAFPAWRDTSLAKRSQILFAFRELLNSRKDELAALITAEHGKVLSDALGEVTRGQEVVEFACGIPHLLKGGMTENASTNVDVASIRQPLGVTGIISPFNFPAMVPMWFFPIAIAAGNTVVLKPSEKDPSAALWIAALWTEAGLPDGVFNVLQGDKVAVDELLTNPKVKSISFVGSTPIAQYVFSTATMHGKRVQALGGAKNHAVILPDADLDLAADAMINAGFGSAGERCMAVSAAVAVGPIADELVAKIAERAHTLKTGDGTKDSDMGPLVTKAHRDKVASYIDAGEADGATIVVDGRKVTADGGQDGFWLGPTLIDNVTPEMSVYTDEIFGPVLSVVRVDTYDEALELINNNPYGNGTAIFTNDGGAARRFQNEVEVGMVGINVPIPVPTAYYSFGGWKNSLFGDTHAHGTEGVHFFTRGKVVTTRWLDPSHGGINLGFPQNN
- a CDS encoding aspartate aminotransferase family protein, which encodes MTSVTSELLPSGQDLDTALAEGAHAYELDRKHVFHSWSAQAQIKPMTIVASDGQYVWDGDGNKLLDFSGQLVFTNIGHQHPKVVAAIAEQAAKLCTVAPQHVNAARSEAARLIAERTPGDLNRVFFTNGGADAVEHAIRMARLHTGRYKVLSRYRSYHGGTDTAINVTGDPRRVPNDYASSGVVHFNGPFLYRSSFHAENEQQESERALEYLERLIQHEGATSFAAIILESVPGTAGIMVPPPGYMAGVREICDKYGIVFIADEVMAGFGRTGEWFAIQNFDVTPDLMTFAKGVTSGYVPLGGVAISEKIAATFADRAYPGGLTYSGHPLACAAAVATINAMEDEGMVANAKRIGADVLGPGLRDLAAKHRSVGEVRGLGVFWAIELVADQQTREPLAPYGGSSPAMNAVIGACKSGGLLPFANFNRIHAVPACNITDDEVAEGLRILDAALTVADEHVG
- a CDS encoding (2Fe-2S)-binding protein; translated protein: MYVCLCAGITSHAVADAVQAGATTSNEVAKICGAGLECGRCRRSIRAIIEAHSKDRV